The Agrobacterium vitis region CAACCTTTGTGCGCCATATAGGGCGTACGGCGCTGTAGGCCCAAGCGCGCAATCCAGCGCCTGATAAAAGATTTCCGAGGCTTTGTCGAAAAACTGTCAGATTTGGGTTGATCGCCGCCGAATCCTTGATATATGTCCCGCCCGAACGGTCAAGCTGCCCAGCAGCAAGCTTTTCGAAAAACGGACAGGTGGCCGAGTGGTTTAAGGCGCACGCCTGGAACGCGTGTGTGCGTGAAAGCGTACCGAGGGTTCGAATCCCTCCCTGTCCGCCATTAAGTCCCGTAAGCCGGTAATTCCATTATATTGACTGTCTAAAACGTCCAGCAGGTTCGACAGAATGTGTTGGCTTTCTCTTTGTGCCATGGTCTTGACGACTGATCCCGGATACACCGCTTCGAAAAAGCAGCGGTGATCGGACGATGGCGAAAGCGGAAAGACAGATGAAAGCTGCGGAGGTAGAGCGTCTCCGCTCAACGTTTCCCGGCATTTACAGTGATTTTTTGGCGGGCCGCATTGGTTCTCTGCGGGTGGCGCTTGAATTGGCGGGACTGCGACCGCAACGCAGCCGGTTGGAGAAGCTGAAAAACTCCTGGAAAAAGGCGGGCTTGGAAGAGCGGCAGGCGTTTATCGCCTGGCTGACAACCCAGAAAAACGGCGAGGTACTGGAAAGCACTTTGCCCCGGTCAACCCTGTCCGTGCAAAAATCTGCCTCCGGCCCGATTGCCAATGGCCGCTATCTGTTGCCGGAAACGATTATCCGCATTGAAGCCGTCATGGCGCGGCGGCGGCTGAAGCCGGGCGAGGTCATGCAGGAACTCGGTTTTGGCGCCAATGACAGGAGCCTGTTAAAGGCTCTGGCACGCAAAGCCGCATTGAGGCTGAAAGCCATCGCGGCGCTGGAAAGCTGGCTTGCCAAAAACGAACCCTCCTGATCCCTCGACGCAGGCCTTATACCTTTACAGCATGCTCCACACGGTCCTCGGACCCGAAGAATTTCAGGTAGCGTTCGACTTCGGCGGGTTCTCCAGTTGCCTTCAAGGGATTGTCGGAGAGTTTGACGGCGGGCCGGCCATTGGCTTCGGTGATCTTGCAGACGATGGAAATCGGCTTTAACCCGGCAATATCATGGGGTGCGCAGCCGATGAAATCATTGGTGAGGTTGGTGCCCCAGCCAAAGCTCATTCGCACCCGGCCTTCGAAATGACGGTAAGTGTCGATGATGGCATCCACATCCAGACCGTCGGAAAAAATCAATAGTTTCTGGCGCGGATCGCGGCCCATTTTCTCCCACCAGGCAATGATCCTCTCGCCGCCTTCGATCGGTGGGGCGCTGTCAGGTCGAAAACCGGTCCAATCCGCCACCCAGGGCGGCGCATCGCGCAGGAAAGCCGATGTGCCGAAGGCATCGGGCAAAACAATCAGCAGATTGCCGTTATAGAGCGTGTTCCAGTCCTGAAGCACTTTATAGGGCGCATTGGCCAGTTCAGCATCGGTCTTTGCCAAGGCCGCCGCCACCATCGGCAATTCATGGGCATTGGTGCCGACCGCTTCCAGATCCGAATCCATAGCCAGCAATACATTGCTGGTGCCGGTAAAAGCTTCGCCAATACCTTCCTTTAGGGCTTCCACACACCACCTTTGCCACAGGAAGCTGTGGCGACGGCGGGTGCCGAAATCGGAAATCCGCAGGCCCGGCAATTGCTTCAGCCGCTCGACCTTTTCCCACATCTTCGCCTTGGCACGGGCGTAGATAACATCCAGCGTAAAATAGCCGAGTGATTTCAGCGCAGCCCGCGAACGCAGTTCGTTGATAATCGCCAGGGCCGGGATTTCCCACAGCGTGGTTTCCATCCATCGCCCGCGGAAGGTCAGCTCATATTGGCCATCGCGCTTGGAAAGCTCGTAGGGCGGCAGGCGAATTGTCGACAACCAGGACAGAAATTCCGGCTCGAAAATCTGGGTACGGCCATAAAAACTATTGCCCGCCAGCCAAATCAATTCTTTTTTGCTGATACCAAGCGTGCGGACATGGTCGAGTTGGGCGCGCAGTTCCGCCTCGTCAATCTCGTCGGCGATTCGCACCGTAGTCGTACGGTTGATCAGCGTGAACGTCACATCGACATCTGGATAAAGCTTCCAGATCATCTGTAACATCAACAGCTTATAGAAATCGGTATCGAGCAGGCTGCGCACGATAGGGTCAAGCTTCCAGGCATGGTTATAGACCCGCCTTGCAATATCCGCCTTTGCCATTTGTCCTCGCCGCCTGCCGCCGGCCTGGTTTTGGCCGCACCATTATAGCCACCGCCGCATGGCGTTGGCCTTCAGGATCAACCTTATCGAAAAAACTGTGACCAAAGTCCAGTGGCGGGGAAATCCTATCTTGGCCGAATGCGCCGCCCGCCTGTCGCAATCACGGCGTGGTGCTTGGTTGGCTCGGCTGCTGCGGCGCAGTCGTTGGGCGTGTCGTTTCGGTGGCCGGGTCCGTTGAGGGTGCAATTTTCTGCCCCCACCATTCCGCCGGTATCCACGCAACCAGCGCCAGAACCAGTCCTGCCAACAGAACGATCAGCACAGGCTTCCCGCGAAAGCCCTGCCGCGCCTCGGTCGGCTCCAGCGGGCGCTCTGCTCCCGGCGTTTCGGGCGTCGTATTCAGGTTTCTATCAGCGGGGTCGAAATTGCCTGGTCCTGCCATGCGAAGAGCCTCCATCTGTTTCATACGCAATCATACGTAAACACTCATGAAGGCCAACGTACCGACAAGGCAAAGGTTCCGGGATCAATACCCCGCAGAACGGTCCACGACATGATCCAGCGCCTCACCCGCCTCAAACCGCGTGATCTGCGTCTCCACATGGGCAAACAGCGCCCGTACATCCGAGGCCGCAGCCGCATGAGGGGTCAGGACGACATTCTCCATGGCCCATAGCGGGCTATCCATCGCCAGCGGTTCTTTTTCAAACACATCAAGCGATGCGCCACCCAGCACGCCTTTCTGCAAGGCGGTGATGACATCCGCTTCCACCTGGCTCCCCCCACGACCAGCATTGAGAAACACCGGCTTGTCCAGCGCTCCGCCCTGCCGCAGGCGTGAAAACAGGCTGCTATCATAGAGGCCCCGGGTTTCCGGGGTCAGCGGCAGGAGGCCGACAAGGATATCGGTACGGGCCAGGAATTCATCGATCCGCGCCTCGTCATAGGTGTCGATC contains the following coding sequences:
- the pncB gene encoding nicotinate phosphoribosyltransferase, which produces MAKADIARRVYNHAWKLDPIVRSLLDTDFYKLLMLQMIWKLYPDVDVTFTLINRTTTVRIADEIDEAELRAQLDHVRTLGISKKELIWLAGNSFYGRTQIFEPEFLSWLSTIRLPPYELSKRDGQYELTFRGRWMETTLWEIPALAIINELRSRAALKSLGYFTLDVIYARAKAKMWEKVERLKQLPGLRISDFGTRRRHSFLWQRWCVEALKEGIGEAFTGTSNVLLAMDSDLEAVGTNAHELPMVAAALAKTDAELANAPYKVLQDWNTLYNGNLLIVLPDAFGTSAFLRDAPPWVADWTGFRPDSAPPIEGGERIIAWWEKMGRDPRQKLLIFSDGLDVDAIIDTYRHFEGRVRMSFGWGTNLTNDFIGCAPHDIAGLKPISIVCKITEANGRPAVKLSDNPLKATGEPAEVERYLKFFGSEDRVEHAVKV